The window GTTCGATTCCTTTGGCCCGGCTTGCCGGTTGTTGAATTCACCCTGCCTGTTTTCGCTTTTATCGCCGTGGTCTTCCTGGCCGGAGCCATTCTGACAAGCTGGAGTTATTTGGGGGAACACCTGCGGCTCCGGCGTTCCCTGGCAGCAAACAGGCAAAGTGTTCTTGCTCTTGAACGCGAACTGCATCCTGAACCGGATGTGGAACCAGCCCCGGAACCAGCCCCGGAACCGGACACACAAACCGATCCGCAATCAGAGCCGGAATCCCAGTCCGGCCCCGTTTCCGAACCCGTTGACGGGGATTCACCGAAACCATCTCTTGCCCAGGGCCTCCATCCAGATGGTGTATCCAAGACATACCGTTCGGTAGCCACCGCAATATCATCCCAGGAACCCTCCTCGCGAACCCTTCAGATCTCCATGGAGTCCTCGATGGAAAAAAAAACCTCCTCACCTGAGCCGGAAGACAAGGAACGAGTTGAAATCACGCCACAGGAACTTGCTGCCGAAGAGCAAGACACTGTGCAGTCCAAGACTGTCGAGGAGCCGGATTCCTCGGAATCCCTTTCGGCAACGCAGCCAGAAACAACATCAGAAACAACATCAGAAGCAACTCCAGAGTCGGCACCAGAAACAACATCGGAATCAGTTTCTGCCTCGCCCACCGATGTTGTCGATGCAGAGCAGACGATCGCAGCTACTGAAACCCAGACGCCTGATACAGCCACCGGGATGTCATCAGACAACCAGGATGCCCTTAGGGGAGACAACGAATTTGAGCGCCCCAGCGGTCCGGGTTGGGGGGCAGTGCTGCTGCTTTCCGCGGCTTTGGCCCTGGTCGTCAGCAGTGGGGTGTACATCGTGCTCAACAATCAAATCTCCCAACTTTCGGATCAGCTCAAAGACTTGCATATCCAGAGCGGTCACATGGCTTCGACCCAGGAAGAGATGGGCCGGACCTGGGAATTGGAGCGGGTTGCGGTGCGCGAGCAGTTCGACATCCTGGAGCAGGAACAGTCACAACTGACGACCGGAGTGGAGCGTCTGGAAGAGCAGATGGTCGCCCTGGAGGCTTTGCCGGAAGTGTTTCGCAAACGGCTGCTGGCTGGTTTTTTGTGGGATGCAGCCGGCAAAACCGCTTTTTTGGGAACCCAGGTGGAGACTGATGAACAGCGGGATACTCTGGGGCGGGTTGAAGAAATGCTCCAAATGTTGGCCAGGGAACTGGAGGAAGCCGGAGGCGGTCAGTAGCCGGCAGTCCGGATCGCAAGTGAAGACTCATCAAAGGGGGATGACGTATCGTGTCCAAACAAAAAGCAACCAAGACCAGCGCCAGTAAATCAAGCAGTTCCAGCTCCAAGCTGACCAAAGCCGAACTTGAAGCCATTGCCCTGGAATTCCGTGAAGAATTAAATAAAGTTATCCAGGAACAACAGAACCAGCGGGAGTCTACTGGCCAGGAGTTGGAGGCCGTGCGAACCGGATTGCAGCAGTTGGAGCAGACCCTCAAGGATTTCGAGTCCCGCTCGAACCTCAATGAACGGCAGCTCCAGGCTGTCGGTGAAATGGCCGCGTTGGCCCAACAACGGCTGGACAAGGAATTGGCCGCGGTAAGTGAGCGCCCCTGGGAGGCAATCCGCGAAGAGGTGCAAAACACCATTGCCACTGGGGTTCAGGGTGTTGCTGAATTGGAAGCCAGTCTGCGTTCCCAGGTTTCTGACCT is drawn from Desulfonatronum thioautotrophicum and contains these coding sequences:
- a CDS encoding LapA family protein; this translates as MKTIKILFFLLFCAGVAVAAVQNAEILTPHLPVRFLWPGLPVVEFTLPVFAFIAVVFLAGAILTSWSYLGEHLRLRRSLAANRQSVLALERELHPEPDVEPAPEPAPEPDTQTDPQSEPESQSGPVSEPVDGDSPKPSLAQGLHPDGVSKTYRSVATAISSQEPSSRTLQISMESSMEKKTSSPEPEDKERVEITPQELAAEEQDTVQSKTVEEPDSSESLSATQPETTSETTSEATPESAPETTSESVSASPTDVVDAEQTIAATETQTPDTATGMSSDNQDALRGDNEFERPSGPGWGAVLLLSAALALVVSSGVYIVLNNQISQLSDQLKDLHIQSGHMASTQEEMGRTWELERVAVREQFDILEQEQSQLTTGVERLEEQMVALEALPEVFRKRLLAGFLWDAAGKTAFLGTQVETDEQRDTLGRVEEMLQMLARELEEAGGGQ